The nucleotide window ATAGCACTTACTAAATCTACTTCGTTTAAAATTCCACCTTTTGCTGTATTTATAAAACCAACACCTTCTTTCATTTTATCGAACTCAGTAGCAGTAATAATATAATCTTCATGATTTGTTAAGTGCAAAGAGATAAAATCTGATTCTTTAAAAACATCATCAATTGCATCTGTATGAATGGTAAAATCTATTTTTTGCTGATTGTAAAAGTCTAAAGTTATGGTTGCTTCTTCAACAAAATCATCATAAGCCATAACATGCATTCCTAAACCAATTGCAATTTTTGCAACTTCTTGGCCAACTTTATCAAAGCCTAAAATACCAATAGTTTTACCTCTTAATTCTGTACCTAAAGCATACGCCTTGTTTAATTCTTTAAAACGCATATCTCCTTCTAAAGGCATTTCTCTATTAGATGAATGTAAAAAACGAGCCATACCAAAAAGATGAGCAAATACTAATTCTGCTACAGAACTTGCTGAGGCATTTTTAGGATTTATTACATGTAAACCATTATCGATTGCAAAATCAACATCTATATTATCCATATTTACGCTTGAGTTTCCAATCAATTTTAAAGATGGGCAAGCTTCTATTAGTTCTTGTCTAATTTGGGTGTTTGAGTTTACTAAAACTCCATCAATATTATTATCATTAATAAAATTTTCTAATTGATTTTGAGCAACTTTAGTAATGTTTACTTCAAAACCTGCTTTTTCTAAAGCTTCGATTCCTTTTAATGTAATTCCGTCGTTTGCTAATATTGTCATTATCTATCTACAAATTGAAATTTTGAAAACCTTAGGTTTGATTTTCAATATATTATTTTAATTATTTCTTTCTAATTCTTGCATTACATCTACTAATGCTTGCACACTATACAAAGGCAAAGCATTGTACATACTTGCTCTGTAACCACCTACAGATCTATGACCATGTAAACCATTAATGTTTGCATCTTGCCACATTTTATCAAACTTCTCAGTTAAGGAGTCATCTGTTAGTACAAAAGTTGCATTCATTGTACTTCTATCTTCCTTGGCTACAATTCCTTTAAATAATGGATTTCTATCAATCTCTGAATATAAAAGTTCAGCCTTTTGATTGTTCACTTTCTCAATGAAAGGTATGCCTCCTAAATCTTTTAACCATTGTAAAGTTAACATCGATACATAAACAGGAAAAACAGCTGGTGTATTGAACATGCTGTCTTTCTCTAAATGTGTTTGGTAGTTTAGCATAGAAGGTATTTGTCTTTCAACTTTACCTAAAATACCATCTTTAATAATTACTAGAGTTGTGCCTGCTGGCCCCATGTTTTTTTGAGCTCCAGCATAAATTAAATCAAATTTTTCAAAATCTAATTGACGAGAAAATATATCTGAACTCATGTCACATATTAAAGGAACATCAGTCTGTGGAAAATCTTTCATTTGAGTTCCTGCAACAGTATTATTACTAGTACAATGAAAGTAATCAGCATCATTAGGTATTGAATATCCTTTAGGTATATAATTGAAACCTTTGTCTTTTGACGAGGCAACTTCTACAATTTCACCAAATTCTTTGGCTTCTTTAATGGCTTTATCAGACCAAGTACCTGTATTTAAATAAGCTGCTTTTTTTTGTAATAGATTATAAGCCACCATTAAAAACTCCATGCTTGCACCTCCATGTAAAAACAAAGCTTTGTATCCTTTATTCTCTAGACCTAAAAGTTCTAAAGCTAAGGCTCTAGCTTTTTCAATAACAGTTACAAATGGCTTACTTCTATGTGAAATTTCTATTAATGATAAATTGTCATCATTAAAATTTAAAATAGCTTCAGATGCTTTTTGTAGAACTTCTTCTGGTAAAATACAAGGACCAGCACTAAAATTGTGTTTTTTCATAACTTATAATTTAGACAAGAATTCTAGTGTATTTACACCATCTGCATAATCTGTTAATTGTGGGTGTTGCGTTTGCCCAAAAGCAATTTCATGTTCTAGAAAGTCTTTTGCTACAATACACTGTATTTTTTCTCTGTCTTCATGTAACTTAATTTTTAAATCAACCTCATTATCATAATATTCGTAAAAAATAGTAGCAATAGGTGAGGAATAACTTTGATCTTCTTTTATCATTAAAAAACCATTTTCTAACAAATCAAACTCGCTCATTAAATAAACAGCCTTGTTATAATCGTAGTTGTTTGCGTATTTAGCATTATTTATAATTTCTTTTTTGGTGTACATTCCATTAAAAAAGGCATCAAAATTATAATTTTTAGGAACATATAATTTAGAAACAGATCTGCATCCTAAACCAAAATATTGAAAAACATCATTTGCTAAACCAATATAATCTTCATCACCTTCATTACCTGTTATAACTGCAACAGAATTTCTACTTTTTCTAATGATGTTTGGTTTGTTTTTAAAATAGTATTCAAAATAACGAGCTGTATTATTACTTCCTGTTGCTATTACAGCATCAAAATAGCTCAATTTTTCTTCAGTAAATGCAATTTTACCTTTAAAAGTTTCTTCCACGTATTCTAAATATTTAGCCAAAAATGGTAGTAAATGTTTATCACTAGAAGATTGTTTTATAATCACTTCATGACCAGAAATTAAAACCGATAAAAAATCATGAAAACCAACCAAAGGTATGTTTCCAGCCATTATTATAGCTACCTTTTTACTGGAATTTTTGGTAAGATTAACCTCTTTAATAAAATCATTTAAATTTTCTGTAGATAATGCTTTAGACCAACTTTGTATAGCAAATAAAATGTTGTCTTTGGTAAACCAAGAGTTATTTTCTTGTGCTAATTTAATTTGATGCTGAAACCCTTCAAAAAATAAATCATTATGCTCAATATTTGGTTTTTTCTCAATCTTATCTGATGAAAACTGACTTAAAAAGTCACCTAATTTTGCGAATGCAGTAATTCTGTTTTGAATACTAGTCATTTATTTGGTTGTCTATTATTTTGGCTTTATTTTTGCAATTGCAAAGGTACAAAAACAGAAAAGAAAATTATGGCAATTATAATAACAGATGAGTGTATAAATTGTGGGGCTTGTGAGCCTGAATGTCCTAATACTGCAATTTACGAAGGTGCAGATGATTGGAAGTATGCAGATGGTACAGACTTAAGTGGAAATATTGTATTACCTAATGGAAAATCTGCAAATGCAGAGGAAGACCAAGAGCCTGTTTCTGATGAAATTTATTACATAGTTGCAGATAAATGTACAGAGTGTAAAGGTTTTCATGAAGAGCCACAATGTGCAGCAGTTTGTCCTGTAGATTGTTGTGTACCAGATGAAGATAATGTTGAAACAGAAGAAGTTTTGTTAGAAAAACAAGCGTTTATGCACAATTCATAAATAAGATATTTTAAAAAAGCCTCTAATTTATTAGAGGCTTTTTTTATTCATATTTTTTTAGATAATTGGTTACCAATTGTCGGTTTTTCCAATGTTTTGTGTTGTATTCACTTACTGATAAGTATTGGTTTTTCTTTATTTTTTTGTCCTTAACAACTTTTTGAACCTGGTCTTTATCCATAGATACTACTTCAGATAAATAAACTTCTCTAATTTCTTTGGTATCCATTTCAATTTTGATATCGAACTTCACTTTATTTTTTGTTTCTGAATTTTCTTTAAACTTTATAGGCCTATGAACGTATGCATAAGCACTTTTAGTTTCTTTAAAGTAAGAGTTGTACACTTTATCCTCTTTATTTTTCTCATAATATAGGGTTACTTTATTTACATCTTCAGAAACCTTTATACCTAAAAGCCATTTTAGGTTCAAGTTCTGACCCTTTTTACCTTCTGCAAATTGATATTCTAATTTTGAAATGGTAAAATCTTTGGGATTAATGAATATTTTACCACTAAATTTTGATTTCGATTTTCTAGGTTTAAAGTTGAGTACATACATTAAATCTGAACCTAAAAATTCATTGCTACTCAAAGAATGATGATAG belongs to Polaribacter dokdonensis and includes:
- a CDS encoding D-2-hydroxyacid dehydrogenase, encoding MTILANDGITLKGIEALEKAGFEVNITKVAQNQLENFINDNNIDGVLVNSNTQIRQELIEACPSLKLIGNSSVNMDNIDVDFAIDNGLHVINPKNASASSVAELVFAHLFGMARFLHSSNREMPLEGDMRFKELNKAYALGTELRGKTIGILGFDKVGQEVAKIAIGLGMHVMAYDDFVEEATITLDFYNQQKIDFTIHTDAIDDVFKESDFISLHLTNHEDYIITATEFDKMKEGVGFINTAKGGILNEVDLVSAIESGKVQYAGLDVFETEPTPAVQLLMNSEISLSPNIGSSTKEAQERAGLELANQIIKLLN
- the serC gene encoding 3-phosphoserine/phosphohydroxythreonine transaminase, which codes for MKKHNFSAGPCILPEEVLQKASEAILNFNDDNLSLIEISHRSKPFVTVIEKARALALELLGLENKGYKALFLHGGASMEFLMVAYNLLQKKAAYLNTGTWSDKAIKEAKEFGEIVEVASSKDKGFNYIPKGYSIPNDADYFHCTSNNTVAGTQMKDFPQTDVPLICDMSSDIFSRQLDFEKFDLIYAGAQKNMGPAGTTLVIIKDGILGKVERQIPSMLNYQTHLEKDSMFNTPAVFPVYVSMLTLQWLKDLGGIPFIEKVNNQKAELLYSEIDRNPLFKGIVAKEDRSTMNATFVLTDDSLTEKFDKMWQDANINGLHGHRSVGGYRASMYNALPLYSVQALVDVMQELERNN
- a CDS encoding acyl-CoA reductase, giving the protein MTSIQNRITAFAKLGDFLSQFSSDKIEKKPNIEHNDLFFEGFQHQIKLAQENNSWFTKDNILFAIQSWSKALSTENLNDFIKEVNLTKNSSKKVAIIMAGNIPLVGFHDFLSVLISGHEVIIKQSSSDKHLLPFLAKYLEYVEETFKGKIAFTEEKLSYFDAVIATGSNNTARYFEYYFKNKPNIIRKSRNSVAVITGNEGDEDYIGLANDVFQYFGLGCRSVSKLYVPKNYNFDAFFNGMYTKKEIINNAKYANNYDYNKAVYLMSEFDLLENGFLMIKEDQSYSSPIATIFYEYYDNEVDLKIKLHEDREKIQCIVAKDFLEHEIAFGQTQHPQLTDYADGVNTLEFLSKL
- a CDS encoding 4Fe-4S dicluster domain-containing protein → MAIIITDECINCGACEPECPNTAIYEGADDWKYADGTDLSGNIVLPNGKSANAEEDQEPVSDEIYYIVADKCTECKGFHEEPQCAAVCPVDCCVPDEDNVETEEVLLEKQAFMHNS